A DNA window from Desulfobacterales bacterium contains the following coding sequences:
- a CDS encoding glycosyltransferase, with the protein MDETPGKRMTGPMDDTTDSAPIVSVIIPVFNGEDHVADTLQSVLSQSFQAYEVIIVDDGSTDETANIIAAYAREVNSIHQRRIRYFYQKNAGSSAARNRGIKEAKGEWLAFLDADDLWLPDTLKKLTDFMCRHADVYLVFGDSGSFDIDGASFASAFKKFGTPHATDQGILKNAFCQLLERNFILTGTALLRKEVFEKTYPFDPRFRYGEDYDLWTRISLFYSIGCINDIVMHRRMHRHNLSRNNEVCFYFSRVFSLLKTRREYGNLISMKNIRIHKNILKILWRILYFYYIKKDFSGIPEKIRLIYFLACNYFLAGRKPHGISMLSCKSEKEFIRS; encoded by the coding sequence ATGGATGAAACGCCTGGCAAGCGCATGACGGGCCCAATGGACGATACCACGGATTCTGCACCAATCGTCAGCGTTATTATACCTGTATTCAACGGTGAAGACCATGTCGCGGATACCCTGCAAAGCGTGTTGTCTCAAAGTTTTCAAGCCTATGAGGTAATTATCGTTGACGACGGGTCCACGGACGAGACCGCCAATATCATTGCGGCATATGCGCGAGAGGTCAATTCAATCCATCAGCGCCGGATAAGATACTTTTATCAAAAAAATGCTGGGTCTTCCGCGGCAAGAAACAGAGGAATAAAGGAGGCGAAGGGGGAATGGCTCGCTTTCTTGGATGCGGATGATCTCTGGCTTCCTGATACGTTAAAAAAGCTGACGGATTTTATGTGTCGACATGCTGATGTTTACCTGGTTTTTGGTGATTCCGGATCTTTTGACATAGATGGCGCTTCTTTTGCTTCCGCCTTTAAAAAATTTGGAACGCCTCATGCCACTGATCAAGGTATATTGAAAAATGCATTTTGTCAGCTTCTCGAAAGAAATTTTATATTGACGGGAACAGCCTTGCTAAGGAAAGAGGTCTTCGAAAAAACCTATCCGTTTGATCCTCGGTTTCGTTATGGTGAGGATTACGATCTTTGGACACGGATATCACTTTTCTACAGCATAGGGTGCATCAATGATATTGTAATGCATAGACGAATGCACCGGCATAATTTATCTAGAAACAATGAAGTGTGCTTTTATTTCTCACGCGTATTCTCGTTGTTAAAAACGAGACGGGAATATGGCAACCTAATTTCAATGAAAAATATTCGGATCCATAAAAATATACTAAAAATATTATGGCGAATTTTGTACTTTTATTACATTAAAAAAGATTTCAGCGGAATTCCAGAAAAGATACGACTGATATATTTCCTCGCTTGTAACTATTTCTTGGCGGGTAGGAAACCACATGGGATTTCTATGTTAAGTTGTAAAAGTGAAAAAGAGTTTATTCGGAGCTGA
- a CDS encoding polysaccharide deacetylase family protein: MYHSIEKDRASIKTKWAVSHDSFKRQIQFLKNEGWHSFKVEDLFSHPHFPVKSVIITFDDGFNNNFDFGFRVLLDYGITATWFIVTNDIGKQSSWPENDIAARDMLAASQIVEMTEGNMEIGSHTRSHPKLPELNSEKINEEICKSKEDLENIISRPVYSFAYPFGRLNDDCVKAVKKAGYKIACTTKPGWAGSDTNRFLVRRVAIFGHDNLSTFARKLAFADTEVGWVKILLYIKKQLWMKRLASA; the protein is encoded by the coding sequence ATGTATCATTCAATTGAAAAGGATAGGGCTTCCATCAAAACAAAATGGGCCGTTTCTCACGACAGCTTTAAAAGACAGATTCAATTTCTTAAAAATGAAGGATGGCACTCCTTTAAGGTTGAAGACCTGTTTAGTCATCCGCATTTTCCAGTTAAATCCGTTATCATAACTTTCGATGATGGCTTTAATAATAATTTCGATTTCGGATTCCGCGTTTTGCTTGATTATGGGATAACCGCCACTTGGTTTATCGTTACGAATGATATCGGAAAACAATCGAGTTGGCCGGAAAATGATATAGCGGCAAGGGATATGCTTGCCGCTTCTCAGATAGTTGAAATGACTGAAGGGAATATGGAAATCGGTTCACATACGCGGTCACACCCGAAGCTGCCTGAATTAAATTCTGAAAAGATTAATGAGGAGATTTGCAAATCAAAGGAGGATTTGGAGAACATTATTTCACGGCCGGTATACAGTTTTGCTTACCCTTTTGGCCGGTTGAACGATGATTGTGTCAAGGCGGTCAAAAAGGCTGGCTACAAGATTGCTTGCACCACAAAGCCGGGCTGGGCCGGCAGCGACACCAACCGCTTTTTAGTTCGGAGAGTCGCCATTTTCGGGCATGACAACCTCTCCACATTCGCACGCAAATTGGCGTTTGCCGACACGGAGGTCGGCTGGGTTAAGATATTATTATACATCAAAAAACAATTATGGATGAAACGCCTGGCAAGCGCATGA
- a CDS encoding lipopolysaccharide biosynthesis protein, with protein sequence MALSGDNLSKQMQSSAAWLYIQGAIQACVQFGAGIVLARILSPSDFGVFYAATAFSAIMQKQVVLGIPVAFLQAKSVSKDQWDSAFWVMEAMAVICTLLIFIASGFLQHFYDDTRFTLILQCMCVNFFILPYMSINGSILRRKLDYRTISRIQIIVSFISIAISIALAYVGFGPYCLVISGILSSLFSTILMSFSAPWKPLLAFAFSKVKPLMRFGFIIHLNNSIGLFADRVDNMMIGSMLGAGSLGIYNRAYNLARMPVVEITSRLYQLFFTGLSKIQHDINHSVRMFHKILCAMALVVFPFLVIFTINADAFIATLYGDKWLPAAVPLKVMALGSFFIVISTTMGALATAQNLIIKETPIVVFKAVSTVLIVFIFIRWGLTGISAGIAIRAVLIVVLMQRMLMRSHLKLKIKDIVITLAPAITASAIAYIVAGVVGYGLTGFLPSTSPWHFLLISFFVFSVYLGWLLIYGRYFSANIAFQACSTMFIELYSRMTYKLFNVKP encoded by the coding sequence ATGGCGTTAAGTGGCGATAATCTGAGCAAACAAATGCAGAGTAGTGCTGCTTGGCTCTACATACAAGGTGCGATTCAAGCCTGTGTACAGTTCGGTGCGGGTATTGTTCTTGCCCGAATTCTGTCACCTAGCGATTTCGGCGTATTTTATGCCGCCACAGCTTTTTCGGCTATTATGCAAAAACAAGTCGTGTTGGGCATCCCGGTGGCATTTTTGCAAGCAAAAAGCGTGTCAAAAGATCAATGGGACTCCGCCTTCTGGGTGATGGAAGCAATGGCGGTCATTTGCACGCTGCTTATTTTTATTGCATCTGGTTTTCTCCAACATTTCTATGATGATACCCGGTTCACTCTCATTTTACAATGCATGTGCGTTAATTTTTTTATACTGCCTTATATGTCCATAAACGGCAGTATTCTTCGCCGAAAGCTGGACTATCGAACCATTAGTAGAATTCAGATAATCGTATCCTTTATTTCTATTGCGATAAGCATTGCGCTTGCCTATGTTGGCTTCGGCCCCTATTGCCTTGTGATAAGCGGCATTTTATCCTCTTTGTTCTCAACTATTCTTATGTCTTTTTCGGCACCGTGGAAACCACTGCTTGCATTTGCTTTTTCAAAAGTTAAACCGTTGATGCGTTTTGGATTCATTATACACTTAAACAATAGTATCGGTTTGTTTGCCGACCGGGTGGACAACATGATGATCGGCAGCATGCTCGGGGCGGGCAGTCTGGGGATATACAATCGTGCGTACAATCTGGCGCGGATGCCTGTTGTTGAAATTACTTCTAGACTTTATCAGCTATTTTTCACCGGTTTGTCAAAAATTCAGCATGATATTAACCACAGTGTGCGGATGTTTCATAAAATTCTTTGCGCCATGGCGCTAGTGGTGTTTCCGTTTTTGGTCATATTCACCATTAATGCCGACGCGTTTATCGCAACGCTATATGGCGACAAATGGCTTCCGGCTGCGGTACCATTGAAGGTGATGGCGCTTGGGTCGTTTTTTATCGTCATTTCAACCACCATGGGGGCGCTGGCGACCGCGCAGAACTTAATCATCAAAGAAACTCCCATCGTTGTTTTTAAAGCCGTATCTACGGTCTTGATTGTATTCATCTTTATTCGCTGGGGCTTAACGGGTATTTCCGCCGGTATAGCCATCCGAGCAGTATTGATCGTCGTGCTAATGCAAAGAATGTTGATGAGATCCCACCTAAAACTAAAAATCAAGGATATCGTAATAACCCTGGCGCCAGCAATTACGGCAAGCGCGATAGCTTACATTGTAGCTGGCGTGGTTGGTTACGGTTTAACCGGTTTTTTGCCTTCTACAAGCCCGTGGCATTTTCTGCTGATCTCTTTCTTCGTTTTCTCCGTTTATTTAGGCTGGCTGTTAATATATGGCCGTTATTTCTCGGCAAATATTGCTTTTCAGGCATGCTCAACTATGTTTATAGAACTTTATAGTCGCATGACCTATAAGCTATTTAACGTTAAACCATAA
- a CDS encoding tetratricopeptide repeat protein — MLALFFYKNKIILLLVFALSMTCLPIPEANGLEADQRAKAFGGNIPSDITEFEYKILPGYCEARKRKGYRSAELERKTELWKKKLGKDFIHIHHYCNALNAMNRVNQGLGDREFLLDYASRNLDYMIEHVSPNFILLPEIYYRKGVILTQLGKGDQAVFYYDKAVSIMKQNKKVKKH; from the coding sequence ATGCTTGCACTATTCTTTTATAAAAACAAAATAATATTGCTCTTGGTGTTCGCATTATCCATGACATGCTTACCCATACCCGAAGCCAATGGGTTAGAAGCCGATCAGCGCGCAAAAGCTTTTGGCGGCAACATCCCTTCCGATATTACAGAATTTGAATATAAAATATTACCAGGTTATTGTGAGGCACGAAAACGAAAGGGGTATCGTTCAGCAGAGTTAGAGCGTAAGACGGAACTTTGGAAGAAAAAATTGGGCAAGGACTTTATTCATATTCATCATTATTGCAATGCCTTAAATGCAATGAACAGGGTTAATCAAGGCCTTGGCGATAGGGAGTTTCTTCTCGATTATGCATCGCGAAATTTGGACTACATGATTGAACATGTTAGCCCTAATTTTATACTGTTACCTGAGATATATTATCGAAAAGGCGTCATTTTGACTCAATTAGGAAAAGGAGACCAAGCGGTATTTTATTATGATAAAGCGGTCAGTATTATGAAACAGAATAAAAAAGTTAAAAAACATTAA
- a CDS encoding sulfotransferase: MPSHHELIEYTKYIANTAWARFGLLSELIGKRIPCKGRPILLLSMPRSGSSWTAKIISQSPDLLYLDEPVTQSVLKYGITPARFHIKKGGHPPKVFEKIFDKSFRGIPSFEKKITDASDWSLLKRSNKRLFIKEVTPLLCHYYIDNYDPQIILLLRHPAGIVSSFLSLWAKSDYKTYIFDVSVLQASATKAAFMNIKNTTDYIVIKYEELCAAPVEMFKMVFNFLKLDWNNDVDKFLKNTMNPVESESNHNIFRDTQKIVYAWKNRLSIQQLEQIKKVYFEYDLPWYRDESEWQIE; the protein is encoded by the coding sequence ATGCCATCACATCACGAGCTGATCGAATATACAAAATACATAGCAAATACCGCATGGGCCCGTTTTGGTTTGTTATCTGAATTAATAGGGAAGCGCATACCTTGTAAGGGAAGACCCATTCTTCTCCTTTCCATGCCGAGAAGTGGTTCTTCCTGGACTGCAAAAATTATATCACAGTCCCCAGACCTCCTCTACTTAGATGAACCTGTCACACAATCGGTACTTAAGTATGGAATAACCCCAGCGAGGTTCCATATCAAAAAAGGCGGCCATCCGCCAAAAGTGTTCGAAAAAATATTCGATAAGTCTTTTAGGGGCATTCCGTCCTTTGAAAAAAAAATTACTGACGCATCAGACTGGAGCCTTTTAAAAAGGTCCAACAAAAGATTATTCATAAAGGAAGTTACTCCCTTGCTGTGTCATTATTATATTGATAACTATGATCCTCAAATTATACTTTTGTTAAGGCACCCAGCGGGAATCGTGTCTAGTTTTCTAAGTTTATGGGCCAAATCGGACTATAAGACTTATATATTTGATGTTTCAGTCTTGCAGGCATCTGCAACAAAAGCCGCATTTATGAACATCAAAAATACAACTGATTATATAGTTATAAAATATGAAGAACTATGTGCCGCGCCGGTTGAGATGTTTAAAATGGTCTTTAACTTTCTAAAATTAGATTGGAATAATGATGTCGATAAATTTTTAAAAAACACGATGAATCCTGTCGAAAGCGAAAGCAATCATAATATATTCAGAGATACCCAGAAAATAGTATATGCATGGAAAAACAGGTTAAGCATTCAGCAGCTTGAACAAATAAAAAAAGTTTACTTTGAATATGATTTGCCGTGGTATAGAGATGAATCTGAATGGCAAATAGAGTAA
- a CDS encoding asparagine synthase-related protein encodes MMTQPSIPMGGFLIIKNSSKDLAEITNRLNGSGAKTISFSHSQVVLAAWNEFPGQGLWTDENGAVAYDVDLTNEAELWQLIGTPEKPFADIGLLIWKLYLKFGIDFIDRLRGAFAFAIWDNKKNELMVVTDFYGIRPVVYATHLNCFVAASRIRQLLLVPEVSRDIDPEAIYHYLFFQAVCSPVTIYKSIRKLEPGKGLRWFKKEIRPFTHYDIRYQPENRIGEAHWVREIPCRIEEAVRRYALVSEPEKTGCFLSGGTDSSSVVGYFTKITGKPVKTFSIGFDDPKYNELDYARIAVRRFGAKQHEYLVTPEDVINLVDKLPQIYDEPFGNASVVPAFYCAKTAGEAGVNMLLGGDGGDEIFGGNERYVKNLVFENYFMLPNSIRQNLLEPFLNRMPGKGVFQKAKNYVKRSTLRNPRRFFSYNLLEEIGAEAVFRPDFLEGFNPDCFMALAQEHYNRVAPSHDTDRLLYIDMKFTITDNDLRKVTQMVEAAGLQVRYPLLDRDLVDFTTTIPPTLKVKWGKNRYIFKRAMKGFLPDEIISKSKHGMGMPISKWFKTDPKLAELMRDTLFSKSSKIRAFVKMEFLDEIERAFKSDDSAYYGDNLWVLLLLESWLEKNM; translated from the coding sequence ATGATGACCCAACCCTCCATTCCCATGGGCGGATTTTTAATTATAAAAAACAGCTCAAAAGATCTTGCGGAAATAACAAACAGGCTAAACGGTTCGGGTGCCAAAACAATCAGTTTTTCTCACTCTCAGGTCGTTTTGGCCGCGTGGAATGAGTTTCCCGGACAGGGGCTGTGGACCGATGAAAACGGTGCCGTCGCGTATGACGTTGATCTTACAAACGAAGCAGAACTTTGGCAGCTTATCGGCACACCCGAAAAACCCTTTGCGGATATAGGGCTATTGATATGGAAACTCTATCTCAAGTTCGGAATAGACTTCATCGATCGTCTTCGCGGTGCCTTTGCCTTTGCTATCTGGGATAATAAAAAAAATGAGTTAATGGTTGTCACGGATTTCTATGGTATTCGCCCGGTGGTTTATGCAACGCATTTGAATTGCTTTGTTGCCGCATCCAGAATCCGTCAGTTGCTGCTGGTGCCGGAGGTATCGCGGGATATCGACCCCGAAGCCATCTATCACTATCTTTTTTTTCAGGCTGTATGCAGCCCGGTGACGATTTATAAATCAATTCGGAAGCTGGAGCCTGGAAAGGGGCTTCGTTGGTTTAAAAAAGAAATAAGGCCTTTTACCCATTACGACATTCGGTATCAACCGGAAAATCGCATCGGAGAAGCCCATTGGGTGCGGGAAATACCCTGTCGGATTGAAGAGGCGGTCAGGCGTTACGCGCTTGTTTCGGAGCCAGAAAAAACCGGTTGTTTCTTGTCCGGTGGCACTGATTCCAGTTCTGTTGTCGGATATTTTACGAAAATCACGGGAAAGCCGGTTAAAACATTTTCAATTGGGTTCGATGATCCGAAATACAACGAGCTCGATTATGCGCGCATCGCTGTTCGCCGGTTTGGGGCAAAGCAACACGAATATCTTGTTACCCCTGAAGACGTTATAAATTTGGTGGATAAGCTGCCACAAATTTATGATGAACCTTTTGGCAATGCCTCCGTGGTGCCGGCATTCTACTGCGCAAAGACCGCTGGCGAAGCCGGCGTAAACATGTTGCTTGGCGGTGACGGTGGAGATGAAATTTTTGGCGGCAATGAACGGTATGTGAAAAATTTGGTATTTGAAAACTATTTTATGCTGCCGAATAGTATTCGTCAGAATCTGCTGGAACCGTTTCTGAATCGAATGCCGGGTAAAGGAGTTTTTCAAAAAGCCAAAAATTATGTGAAAAGATCAACTCTTCGAAATCCGAGGCGATTTTTCTCCTATAATCTACTGGAGGAAATTGGTGCCGAGGCGGTTTTTCGGCCGGATTTTCTGGAAGGTTTCAACCCCGATTGCTTTATGGCGCTGGCCCAGGAACATTATAACCGAGTGGCGCCTTCCCATGACACGGATCGATTGCTTTATATCGATATGAAGTTCACCATCACGGACAACGATCTTAGAAAGGTAACCCAGATGGTAGAAGCGGCGGGACTTCAGGTACGGTATCCGCTGTTGGACAGAGATCTTGTTGATTTCACAACTACTATTCCACCAACACTAAAAGTAAAATGGGGTAAAAATCGCTATATTTTTAAGAGGGCGATGAAGGGGTTCCTGCCGGATGAAATTATCAGCAAATCCAAGCATGGAATGGGTATGCCCATATCCAAGTGGTTCAAAACCGATCCAAAATTAGCAGAGCTGATGAGGGACACCCTTTTTTCGAAAAGCTCCAAAATTAGAGCGTTTGTAAAAATGGAATTTTTAGATGAAATCGAACGCGCTTTCAAATCAGATGATTCCGCATATTATGGAGACAACCTGTGGGTGCTTTTATTGTTGGAATCTTGGCTTGAAAAAAACATGTAA
- a CDS encoding acyltransferase family protein, translated as MNINTNISRNFSVLKLFSILMVFCGHFFHEIPILWIPVTVGLLIFSFSSGLFTSVKYTGAYSIKKFWTNKLKRLGASFCVINAVLFLLFMVQNKQGLWSWHTLINILGLNGLLNWFYINNISPFGRGMWFLTLLLLFYLVYPFLEKLNKKAMVITSIAFVFAAYYLNGYHGYGHALWLTACGFILGVLTGKNGMKMPPKTGRLFSVIFFLIMMGLNIFFKFSALNFFLLLLFSVSLIFSTCDVVISDKWYQIMSPFTGCIFEIYLLHSYLSVTPTQIRIIDFIISLTLVVFLSRGVNFVSHALVAKFEG; from the coding sequence TTGAACATAAATACCAATATCAGCCGTAATTTTAGCGTATTAAAATTATTTTCGATTTTAATGGTCTTTTGCGGGCATTTTTTCCATGAAATACCGATTTTGTGGATACCCGTCACGGTAGGGTTGCTGATTTTTAGTTTTTCATCAGGTTTATTTACCTCCGTAAAATACACAGGCGCATACAGCATAAAAAAATTCTGGACCAACAAGCTTAAAAGACTTGGTGCGAGTTTCTGTGTGATCAATGCCGTGCTGTTCTTGCTTTTCATGGTTCAAAACAAGCAGGGCCTATGGTCGTGGCATACCCTGATCAATATCCTGGGGCTTAATGGGCTGCTAAACTGGTTTTATATAAACAATATTAGCCCATTCGGTAGAGGTATGTGGTTTCTCACGTTGCTTCTGCTCTTTTATCTGGTTTACCCTTTTTTAGAAAAACTCAATAAAAAAGCAATGGTTATAACTTCAATTGCTTTTGTTTTTGCGGCATATTACCTCAACGGTTACCATGGCTATGGGCATGCGTTATGGCTCACGGCATGTGGCTTTATTCTGGGAGTATTGACGGGAAAAAACGGGATGAAGATGCCGCCAAAAACCGGCAGGTTGTTTTCAGTAATTTTTTTTTTGATTATGATGGGACTGAACATTTTTTTTAAGTTCAGCGCCCTCAATTTTTTTCTGCTTCTTTTGTTTTCGGTTTCACTTATATTTTCTACCTGCGATGTAGTCATTTCTGATAAATGGTATCAAATAATGTCCCCGTTTACCGGCTGTATTTTTGAAATTTATCTTCTTCATTCGTATTTATCCGTGACGCCGACCCAAATACGAATCATTGATTTTATCATCTCTCTTACCCTAGTCGTTTTTTTGTCAAGGGGCGTTAACTTTGTTTCCCATGCGCTTGTAGCCAAATTTGAAGGTTAA
- a CDS encoding glycosyltransferase: protein MKILHILDHSLPLHSGYTFRSQNLFRSQRKMGYHPVILTSPKHEASWKGESHSKETINGFDYYRTGAVGGSRLPILGELQLMAALKKRLQEVIVLEKPDIIHAHSPVLNALPALSVGKALNIPVVYEIRAFWEDAAVDHGTYAENSIKYRLTRAVETHVCKKAAHIAVLCNGLKQDLIARGIPSDKITPVFNGVNPDDFKPTPPDEEYQTAWNLEGKKVIGFIGSFYRYEGLDLLVSAFSRIASKHPSAVLLLVGGGEMEKELKAQINQLNTPPSSPAAQQPSVFAPPALSSKLPAPSSLPLSVPASQLPSFSASQRLRDSVIFSGRIPHERVPGVYAMIDILAYPRYAMRLTELVTPLKPLEAMAMGKALVASDVGGHKELIKHNETGLLFPAGDEKALSEALDNLLLNSQVRERLAQNGLTWARRYHTWEATTAVYAGMYERVIIKV from the coding sequence ATGAAAATCCTCCACATTCTCGACCACAGCCTCCCGCTTCACAGCGGTTACACCTTTCGAAGCCAGAACCTCTTTCGGTCGCAGCGGAAAATGGGATACCACCCGGTCATTCTCACCTCCCCCAAACACGAAGCGAGCTGGAAAGGAGAGAGCCACTCGAAAGAAACCATCAACGGCTTTGATTATTACCGCACCGGTGCCGTAGGTGGAAGCCGCCTGCCCATCCTGGGCGAACTTCAGCTCATGGCCGCCTTAAAAAAAAGATTGCAGGAAGTAATCGTGCTTGAAAAGCCGGACATCATCCACGCCCACTCCCCGGTCCTGAACGCGCTACCCGCGCTCAGTGTCGGCAAGGCCCTCAATATCCCGGTCGTGTACGAAATCCGAGCCTTTTGGGAAGACGCGGCCGTTGACCACGGTACCTACGCGGAAAATTCAATCAAATACCGCTTGACCCGAGCCGTTGAAACCCATGTCTGCAAAAAAGCAGCTCATATCGCCGTCCTTTGCAACGGCCTGAAACAAGACCTCATCGCCCGCGGCATCCCGTCCGATAAAATAACCCCGGTCTTCAACGGTGTGAACCCGGATGATTTCAAACCGACCCCCCCGGACGAGGAATACCAAACCGCCTGGAACCTGGAAGGCAAAAAGGTAATCGGCTTCATAGGTTCTTTTTACCGTTACGAAGGCCTCGACCTCTTAGTAAGCGCCTTCTCGCGTATAGCCTCCAAGCATCCCAGCGCAGTTTTACTGCTTGTCGGCGGCGGTGAAATGGAAAAAGAACTAAAAGCCCAAATCAACCAACTCAACACACCGCCCAGCAGCCCAGCAGCCCAGCAGCCCAGCGTCTTCGCGCCCCCTGCTCTAAGCTCTAAGCTCCCTGCTCCAAGCTCTTTGCCGCTCAGCGTCCCAGCGTCCCAGCTTCCCAGCTTTTCCGCCTCCCAGCGATTACGCGATAGCGTAATCTTCTCCGGCCGCATCCCCCACGAACGGGTCCCCGGCGTCTATGCCATGATCGACATTCTCGCCTACCCCCGTTACGCCATGCGACTGACCGAACTGGTAACACCCTTGAAACCACTGGAGGCCATGGCCATGGGCAAGGCGTTGGTGGCAAGCGACGTAGGTGGTCATAAAGAACTAATTAAACACAATGAAACCGGCCTGCTATTTCCGGCCGGCGATGAAAAAGCCCTATCCGAAGCCCTGGACAACCTGCTTTTAAACTCGCAAGTCCGCGAACGACTCGCACAAAACGGCTTAACTTGGGCGCGCCGGTATCACACTTGGGAAGCGACGACCGCAGTTTATGCGGGAATGTATGAAAGAGTGATTATCAAGGTTTAA